A stretch of Pseudomonas sp. CCC3.1 DNA encodes these proteins:
- a CDS encoding MdtA/MuxA family multidrug efflux RND transporter periplasmic adaptor subunit: MQSSVFHTSRRWLVGLLVLLIVVGVSWWLWPSAAKKAQTAQPPGHTSRTGAMRPGFGGSTQAVPVRVGEVTRGDFPIFFKALGTVTALNTINVRSRVAGELVKVYFKEGQMVKAGELLAEIDPRSYQNALLQAEGTLLQNQAQLKNAQVDVQRYRGLYAEDSIAKQTLDTAEALVSQYQGTVKTNQAAVNDAKLNLEFTKIRAPITGRVGLRQLDVGNLVAANDTTALVVITQTEPIVVSFTLPENNLALVLERYRSGAKLPVQAWDRGDRKELAVGVLSSIDNQIDVTTGTLKFKALFENRDQALFPNQFVNVHLLADTLKNVVLAPTPAIQYGTNGSFVYAMDGDKKVKMRTIKVGATDGDLSVIEEGLEAGDRVVLEGTDRLRDGGAVEVVNDSAEVPVTAAEQLDDGPDADADPAADKAKGKAHE; encoded by the coding sequence ATGCAATCCTCTGTTTTCCACACATCTCGTCGCTGGCTGGTTGGCCTGCTGGTTCTGCTGATCGTTGTTGGCGTGAGCTGGTGGCTGTGGCCGTCAGCGGCGAAAAAGGCCCAGACCGCACAACCTCCGGGGCACACCAGCCGCACGGGAGCGATGCGTCCTGGCTTTGGTGGCTCAACTCAGGCGGTGCCGGTTCGGGTCGGAGAGGTGACGCGGGGTGATTTCCCCATTTTCTTTAAAGCGTTGGGCACGGTCACGGCCCTGAACACGATCAATGTACGCAGCCGCGTGGCAGGCGAGTTGGTGAAGGTGTATTTCAAAGAAGGGCAAATGGTCAAAGCCGGTGAGCTGCTGGCTGAAATTGACCCGCGCAGTTATCAAAACGCATTGCTCCAGGCTGAAGGCACGCTGTTGCAGAATCAGGCCCAACTGAAAAATGCTCAGGTCGATGTGCAGCGTTACCGCGGTCTGTACGCCGAAGACAGTATCGCCAAGCAAACCCTGGATACCGCCGAAGCGTTGGTCAGCCAATATCAGGGCACGGTCAAAACCAATCAGGCGGCCGTCAATGACGCCAAGCTCAACCTTGAGTTCACCAAGATTCGTGCCCCGATCACGGGGCGTGTGGGCTTGCGTCAACTGGACGTCGGCAACCTGGTCGCGGCCAATGACACCACAGCGCTGGTGGTGATCACTCAGACCGAGCCGATTGTGGTCAGCTTCACCCTGCCGGAAAACAATTTGGCCTTGGTGCTGGAACGTTATCGCAGCGGCGCCAAGTTGCCGGTGCAAGCCTGGGACCGTGGTGATCGCAAAGAGTTGGCCGTGGGCGTGTTGAGCAGCATCGATAACCAGATTGATGTCACCACTGGCACCCTGAAGTTCAAGGCGCTGTTTGAGAACCGCGATCAGGCGCTGTTCCCAAACCAGTTCGTCAATGTGCACCTGCTGGCCGACACGCTGAAAAACGTGGTCCTGGCCCCGACCCCGGCGATTCAGTACGGCACCAATGGCTCGTTCGTCTATGCAATGGATGGCGATAAAAAGGTCAAGATGCGCACGATTAAAGTCGGTGCCACCGATGGCGATCTGAGCGTGATTGAGGAAGGCCTTGAGGCCGGTGATCGCGTGGTGCTTGAAGGCACGGACCGTCTGCGTGATGGCGGTGCGGTTGAAGTGGTGAATGACAGCGCCGAGGTGCCAGTAACAGCGGCTGAACAACTGGACGATGGCCCGGACGCGGATGCCGATCCAGCTGCTGACAAGGCCAAGGGCAAGGCGCACGAATGA
- the tal gene encoding transaldolase, which yields MTSKLEQLKQFTTVVADTGDLDAITRLKPVDATTNPSLLLKATALPGYADLLKNAITHAKGDVGLACDLFAVSVGSGILKVIPGRISTEVDARLSFDEPALLQKANQLIELYDKAGVGRDRVLIKLASTWEGIRAAEKLEKAGIQTNLTLLFSFAQAAACADAGVFLISPFVGRIYDWYKKSTGIDYTGSDDPGVQSVTRIYNYYKTNDYNTVVMGASFRNLNQIEQLAGCDRLTISPDLLEKLALDEGTLERKLSPGKTGEPRLILNEAQFRWASNEDAMATEKLAEGIRQFARDQEKLEALLSGQ from the coding sequence ATGACTTCCAAGCTGGAACAACTCAAGCAGTTCACCACCGTGGTCGCAGACACCGGCGACCTCGACGCCATTACCCGTCTCAAACCCGTTGATGCCACCACCAACCCATCTCTGCTGCTCAAGGCTACCGCACTGCCTGGTTATGCCGACCTGCTGAAAAACGCCATCACCCACGCCAAGGGTGACGTTGGCCTGGCCTGCGATCTGTTCGCCGTGTCGGTAGGTAGCGGTATCTTGAAGGTCATCCCGGGCCGTATTTCGACCGAAGTCGACGCCCGCCTGTCATTTGACGAACCGGCCCTGCTGCAAAAAGCCAATCAGTTGATCGAGCTGTATGACAAGGCTGGCGTAGGCCGCGACCGCGTGCTGATCAAGCTGGCCTCGACCTGGGAAGGTATCCGCGCTGCCGAGAAGCTGGAAAAAGCCGGGATTCAAACCAACCTGACCTTGCTGTTCTCGTTTGCCCAGGCCGCCGCCTGCGCCGATGCCGGGGTGTTTTTGATTTCGCCGTTCGTGGGCCGGATTTACGACTGGTACAAGAAGTCCACCGGCATTGATTACACCGGTTCTGATGATCCGGGTGTGCAGTCCGTGACCCGCATCTACAACTACTACAAGACCAATGACTACAACACCGTGGTCATGGGTGCCAGCTTCCGCAACCTCAACCAGATTGAGCAACTGGCTGGCTGCGACCGCCTGACCATCAGCCCGGACCTGCTGGAAAAACTGGCACTGGACGAAGGCACGCTGGAGCGTAAATTGAGCCCGGGCAAAACCGGCGAACCGCGCTTGATCCTGAACGAAGCGCAGTTCCGCTGGGCTTCGAACGAAGACGCCATGGCGACCGAGAAACTGGCCGAGGGCATTCGTCAATTCGCCCGCGACCAAGAGAAACTTGAGGCGTTGTTGTCAGGTCAGTAA
- the tpx gene encoding thiol peroxidase: protein MAQVTLKGNPVQVNGELPAVGSKAPAFSLVAGNLSDTTLASFAGKRKVLNIFPSVDTPTCATSVRKFNAEANNLPNTVVLNISADLPFAQARFCGAEGLENVQNLSTLRGREFLENYGVAIADGPLAGLAARAVVVLDENDNVLHSELVKEIAEEPNYEAALAVLK, encoded by the coding sequence ATGGCTCAAGTGACGCTTAAAGGCAACCCTGTTCAAGTCAACGGCGAGCTGCCAGCGGTAGGCTCCAAGGCGCCAGCGTTTTCGCTGGTTGCGGGTAATTTGTCCGATACAACATTGGCCAGCTTTGCTGGTAAGCGCAAAGTGCTGAACATCTTCCCAAGCGTTGATACCCCGACGTGCGCAACGTCCGTGCGCAAGTTCAACGCCGAGGCCAATAACCTGCCGAACACCGTCGTGCTGAACATTTCGGCTGACCTGCCATTTGCCCAAGCGCGTTTCTGCGGTGCAGAAGGCCTGGAAAACGTACAGAACCTGTCGACCCTGCGTGGCCGTGAGTTCCTCGAAAACTACGGCGTAGCAATCGCTGATGGTCCGTTGGCTGGCCTGGCTGCTCGCGCTGTTGTCGTGCTGGACGAAAACGACAACGTACTGCACAGCGAACTGGTTAAAGAAATCGCTGAAGAACCAAACTACGAAGCAGCGCTGGCTGTTTTGAAGTAA
- a CDS encoding class I SAM-dependent methyltransferase, translated as MSDAKIHHSAAEGYAQGADTYVRGRPDYPPQVGTWLSDTLGLKPGLTVLELGAGTGKFTPRLLQTGARVIVVEPVQAMLDKLSTAYPEVEAHQGTAQAIPLADASVDVVLCAQAFHWFANPAALADIHRVLKPGGHLGLIWNLRDASVPWVQKLDALVNQWEGDAPRFYTGAWRQAFPFDGFGPLQPQQFSQSHTGSVEDVIFNRVRSTSFISALAPAEREQVEQQLRAFVASESTLNHGGEVSVPYITSAFVTVKQA; from the coding sequence ATGAGCGACGCAAAAATCCATCATTCAGCGGCTGAGGGCTATGCGCAGGGCGCCGACACGTATGTGCGTGGGCGCCCCGATTACCCGCCCCAAGTGGGCACATGGCTGTCCGACACATTGGGCCTCAAACCCGGCCTGACGGTTCTGGAACTGGGGGCGGGCACCGGCAAGTTCACCCCGCGCCTGTTGCAGACGGGCGCGCGGGTGATCGTGGTCGAGCCGGTGCAGGCCATGCTCGATAAACTGTCGACCGCTTACCCCGAAGTCGAAGCCCATCAAGGCACGGCACAGGCCATTCCCTTGGCGGATGCGAGTGTCGACGTGGTGCTTTGCGCGCAGGCCTTTCACTGGTTTGCCAACCCTGCGGCGTTGGCCGACATCCATCGTGTGCTGAAACCGGGTGGACACCTGGGGTTGATCTGGAACCTGCGCGATGCCAGCGTGCCATGGGTGCAGAAACTCGACGCACTGGTCAATCAATGGGAGGGCGATGCGCCGCGCTTTTACACCGGCGCCTGGCGTCAGGCGTTCCCGTTTGACGGTTTTGGCCCCTTGCAGCCGCAACAGTTCAGCCAGTCGCACACCGGGTCGGTCGAGGACGTGATCTTCAACCGTGTGCGCTCAACCAGTTTCATCTCGGCATTGGCACCGGCCGAGCGTGAGCAGGTCGAGCAGCAACTGCGCGCGTTCGTCGCCTCAGAAAGCACGTTGAATCACGGGGGTGAAGTCAGCGTGCCGTATATCACCTCAGCGTTTGTGACCGTCAAGCAGGCATGA
- a CDS encoding DUF3313 domain-containing protein: MKLGLMIGTLCIASIGVVGCASKVQQPDEYSGFLKDYSRLKEAKSPSGAEVMRWVDPKLNAKKYTSVYVEPSQLYPAPKPTDKIPQSTLTAITHYYDQALKREISKSLPLASGPGPGVIVVRPAITAVSSKTEGLAPYEYIPVALVVAAVSTASGIRDQETQLATEAVFIDGQSQDVIAQVVRKGTGKPLSNDSQVMKADDVKAVIDGWASDMHQSFLKMRQ, encoded by the coding sequence ATGAAGCTTGGTCTCATGATCGGTACGTTGTGTATCGCCTCGATTGGGGTGGTCGGCTGTGCCAGCAAGGTTCAGCAACCGGATGAATACTCCGGATTCTTAAAAGATTACAGCCGGCTCAAAGAGGCCAAGTCGCCTTCCGGCGCCGAAGTCATGCGCTGGGTCGATCCCAAACTGAACGCCAAAAAATACACCAGTGTCTATGTTGAGCCAAGCCAGCTGTATCCGGCGCCGAAACCGACAGACAAAATCCCGCAAAGCACCTTGACCGCCATTACCCACTATTACGACCAGGCACTGAAACGCGAGATAAGCAAGTCGTTGCCACTGGCCAGCGGCCCGGGGCCCGGCGTGATTGTGGTGCGCCCGGCGATTACCGCCGTCAGCAGTAAAACCGAAGGCCTGGCGCCTTATGAGTACATTCCCGTGGCACTGGTGGTAGCGGCCGTGAGCACGGCTTCGGGGATCCGCGATCAGGAAACCCAACTGGCTACCGAAGCGGTATTTATCGACGGGCAAAGCCAGGATGTGATCGCGCAGGTGGTGCGCAAAGGCACCGGCAAACCGCTGAGCAACGACAGCCAGGTCATGAAGGCCGATGACGTCAAAGCTGTGATCGATGGCTGGGCGTCGGATATGCATCAGTCGTTTCTGAAGATGAGGCAGTAG
- the rfaD gene encoding ADP-glyceromanno-heptose 6-epimerase, translated as MSIIVTGAAGFIGSNLIKALNRRGERDIIAVDDLTDGDKSRNLSDCDIADYVDKREFVQLFAERQLGEVQAVLHQGACSSTVESDGRLMMDNNYRYSCDVLRACQDQSIPLLYASSAAVYGANRDFRIARECERPLNVYAYSKFLFDQRVRRLLPSVRSQVVGLRYFNVYGPREQHKGRMASMVWHCFNQYRARGYVELFGEYGGCSAGEHLRDFVSVDDVVKVNLHWLDNPQVSGIFNVGTGQARSFNELALATINSVRAAEHRPLLTRETALLEGVLRYCEFPEGLKHKYQVYTCADLNVLREAGYDEPMLSLEEGVARYCQALL; from the coding sequence ATGAGCATCATCGTGACGGGGGCTGCCGGGTTTATCGGCAGCAACCTGATAAAGGCACTTAACCGACGCGGCGAGCGCGACATCATTGCCGTGGATGACCTGACTGACGGCGACAAGAGCCGCAACCTCTCGGATTGTGACATTGCCGATTACGTCGACAAGCGCGAGTTTGTTCAACTGTTTGCCGAGCGTCAGTTGGGCGAGGTGCAGGCTGTGCTGCATCAGGGCGCGTGCTCCAGCACGGTGGAAAGTGACGGGCGATTGATGATGGACAACAACTATCGCTACAGCTGCGATGTGTTGCGAGCCTGTCAGGATCAGTCGATTCCTTTGCTGTATGCCTCATCGGCGGCTGTTTACGGCGCCAACCGGGACTTTCGTATCGCCCGTGAGTGCGAGCGGCCGCTGAATGTGTACGCCTACTCCAAGTTCTTGTTTGACCAGCGCGTGCGCCGTTTGCTGCCCAGCGTTCGCAGCCAGGTGGTGGGGCTGCGCTACTTCAATGTCTACGGCCCGCGTGAGCAACACAAAGGACGAATGGCGTCGATGGTCTGGCATTGTTTTAATCAATACCGCGCCCGTGGCTATGTTGAGTTGTTTGGTGAATACGGCGGCTGCTCGGCGGGCGAGCATCTGCGCGACTTTGTGTCGGTGGACGATGTGGTCAAGGTCAACCTGCACTGGCTGGACAACCCTCAAGTCAGCGGTATTTTCAACGTAGGCACGGGGCAGGCCCGTTCGTTTAATGAACTGGCGCTGGCGACGATTAACAGCGTGCGTGCTGCTGAGCATCGGCCATTGCTGACCCGAGAAACTGCCCTGCTTGAAGGCGTGTTGCGCTATTGCGAATTCCCGGAAGGGCTCAAGCACAAATATCAGGTTTACACCTGCGCGGACCTGAATGTGCTGCGCGAGGCGGGTTACGACGAACCGATGTTAAGCCTAGAGGAGGGCGTCGCGCGTTATTGCCAGGCACTGCTGTAG